In the Pogona vitticeps strain Pit_001003342236 chromosome 2, PviZW2.1, whole genome shotgun sequence genome, aagttacacagagcctCTTCTttggtagcttcaaatcctccccttcagAAGCAGAGTAAAGATGCAGACGTATGAGAAATAACACAGAGAGAGTACTGATAAGACTtatattagacttggtcagacatatatacatggcaacaTATACATTGACATAGacatctcagagcaacataaTACTTCACATTCAAGTAAAGTAATGACTACCAGACTCACAACTCTGTGGCAAAGTactgttctgactcttttttaaatagtgagagcaTCATATCACTGCAGACACGGCAACTGAACATGGTTGGCAAGCATTACTTAAGCTTCCTGTATGCTATCAGTCATACATTGACTTGAcattacaggcatgactttgcatttccactagaatattaaatttaactccttgttcacttaaaggaacaaatcctgacaaaatGCTGGTGTAGTTAAAGTGCAATGTGagaataaattatataaatctgattttaaaagttaattgaTGTATACAGTTTATTAAATTGCCATGATATAGTTTCACAGTTAATCAATTCTAGTTGCTGAAATAATTTTAAGTAAGGTTGATCAATTATAAAATTTGAAGTTCTAATTATAGTTTTAATGagtcaattgttgttgttgtttggtcatttagtcgtgtctgactcttcgtgaccccatggaccagagcacgccaggccctcctgtcttccactgtctcctggagttgggtcaaattcatgttggtagcttcgatgacactgtccaaccatcttgtcctctgtcgtccccttctcctcctgccttcacactttcctaacatcagcatcttatCCAGGgattgtgtgtaggcatccttcagtctcgagagactatggtatcgtgctctgtatggaggtcttggaacagtgtcttgtgtggctgagaaggccaattcgagagtgacaatcccttccacactggagacaaatccaatctgtcccctgtccagctccctggttttgcttgttttgggactgcctctttgcctcggtctgctgtacaagtgtctcttcaaattgggagaggccatgatgcaccgcctgcctccaggctgaacgctcagacgtcaaggtttcccatctgttgaggtccattcctaaggccttcagatcctgcttgcagatgtccttgtaacgcagctgtggtctccctcgggggcggcttcccttcactaattctccatacaggagatcttttggaatccgaccatcagccattctcacgacgtgcccaagccaacgtagacggcgctgtttcaatattgtatacatgctgaaaattccagctcgttctaggactactctatttggaactttgtcctgccaggtgataccaaaaatgcgtcggagacaacgcatatggaaggtgttcagctttctctcctgccatgcacaaagggtccaggactcgctgcagtataggagtgtgctcaggacacaggctctatagacctgtattttggtgtatgccgtcaacttcttattaagccatactctctttgtgagtctagagaacatggtagctgctttcccaatgcgtttatccagctcgacatctagggagagagtgtcagagattgttgagccaaggtacacaaattcatgaacaacctctagttcttgcatggagatagtaatagagggaggtgagtccacgccctggcacatgacttgtgttttcttcaggctgatagttagtccaaagtcttggcaggccttgctaaaacgatttatgagttgttggaggtcttcagcagagtggacaacaatggctgcatcatcagcaaagaggaagtcccgcatgcatttcagttggactttggtcttcgctctcaatctagtgagattaaagagctttccatctgatctagtccggagatagacagcttctgttgcagttccaaaggcctgcttcagcatgacagcaaagaagatcccaaacagggtcggcgcaaggacacagccttgttttactccgcttcggatgtcaaagggatctgatgttgagccatcaaatactacagtgcccttcatttcctcatgaaaggacctgatgatattaaggagttgaggtggacatccaatcttgggaagtattttaaaaagtccatccctgctaaccaagtcaaaggcctttgtgagatctatgaaggccacaaagagtggctgttgttgttccctgcatttctcctgcaactatctgagggaaaatatcatgtcggtggtggatctattagctcgaaaaccatactgtgattctggatacactctgtctgcaagcacctgaagtctcttcagcacaacacgggcaagcagcttccctaccacgctgagaagagagataccacggtagttattgcagtcacccctgtcgcctttgttcttatacaatgtgacgatgtttgcatccttcatgtcctgtggtactccaccttctctccagcaaagacaaaagagttcatacagctcagtggtgatgatctctttacagcacttcaaaacttcaacggggatgttgtcctttccaggtgccttgccagaggcaagggaatccaaggccgcttttatttctgctaaagttggttcactgtccagctcttccaagagaggcaggcactcaatgttatttagtgcctcttctgttactacattctctttagaatatagctcagagtagtgctgcacccagcgttccatctgctgtgctcggtcctggatgatcacgcctgtagtagacttcaagggagcagatttcttctgtattggacctaaagcctgcttgataccgtcatacattcccttgatgttacctgtgtccgctgctatctgtatctgagagcagagctgaagccaataatcatttgaacatctcctggcagtctgttggacttggctacgagcagctcgaagagcctgcaagttgtactcactaggacaggctttgtatgctgctagagctctcctcttatcctcgatggctggaatcagctcctccgaatgggcttcgaaccagtcagccatctttttggtcttcttgccaaatgtggacaaggcagtgttataaacagcgttcttgaagtgttcccatcgttcaggtgcattcgcatcagccgggcctggaagggtttcctgaagcgcttgggcaaattcctccacttttctttgattgtgaatcttgttgatatctatatgtggccttccttcctttttagtgtgatacaatctctttgtttgcagttttattctgctacacaccagggaatgatcagtatcacaatcagcactctggtaactgcgtgtgatcataatactagataggctagaacgtctagtgaggatcaaatcaagctgatgccaatgcttcgatcttggatgtctccaggaaactttgtgttgaggctttgtattaaagaacgtgttggtgacacaaagaccataataacagcaaaactccagcaagcgttggccattttcattcatcttcccaatgccaaaacggcctagacaggtgggccaagagttgtgatcagcaccaactctagcgttaaagtctccgagaatgaacagcggctctctctcagggactttttttgatagcagctgccaaatcatcatagaatttgtctttgacttctgttgtggatgacagtgttggtgcatatgcactgatgagggtgaccagtcccgctgatgactggagctgcagagacaggattctttcactccccacagtaggtggaacaatggatctcagcagagtatttctgaccgcaaagccaacaccatattccctggtctcgttcaatggttttccctgccagaagaatgagaagtttttttccttgacagatcccatgtctggcaatctcgtctcttgcagggcaacaatgtccatccgcagtctactcagttcaatgtcgataacagctgtcttgcgcacgtcgtctatttcctgcaggttgtcagaaaagccaggggtcattgtccgaacattccaggttcccagctttagggcagatgttttcttctgattgttgcatggtgcagggttattgatctgtttttcggctctcccaccatcagaagtagcccctggcatcatgctctatgccaatcgagcaaaacgtataaccagtaactgctagttcctgtgttatttcgacactgtatgcaaagctggagtgtcctctccagagcacgaagcctgggtagaataatatggaggataggctgttacccaagcagcaaatcccccctctccatgtcactgaaatagtccaatggagaggcaagagccaatacaactggttccagcgacgtcgcaggagttggcagaacaacacgaactgtctacgggagtccggctccggattttgcctcgaggttatctcctgaagccttttccatcagtggatatagccacaaggcagtggaggtttgaaatcagagttttccttctcttagatgggctgccttacatggctgacgagtcccacctacccgctcTGCtacctaatagtgtggaagtatgaccctactcctgaaacattcctgccaccaggtgtgtgaaatgctatttggctatcccatttagcagattagagtaaaaaatagaatgagGGGATTTCTCATTCTcagcttctgctggcactaatttaaaggcaaagccacgccccctcagaccatgcggtcaaagggtcagcctaccagaaaagatcacaccaactaaaatggcccccaagcacagctccctcctgcctccgcttcctcttcagggATAATGACCCAGGGATAATGGGTCAATAATTCAGGGTCAATAATTCAGGGATAATGACCCAGGGATAATGGGTCAATAATTATTATCTAAATTTCCAGGTTAATTTacatctcccccacccactccaagtgatagcaaagcaaaaacagtacTCAGTGAGATTTAAACTTGGATATCCAAGTTGGATTTCATAAGATGGATGTATTAGATAGGTTAAATAATCAAACTTAGATTAAAACTTGAACCATTCCATCCATTAAGTACAACTTCCTCCCTCCACTACAATCCATTCTTGAATGCTCCAGCACTTCCCGTAACAAGCAATGAGCAAATCTTCTGAAGTCCCTGTGGAAGGAGCAAGTGGTTCAAGCAGTTTTTCTCGGCAATGAAATGCTAATGCTGGTCAATTTCACCCCCTCTACCACACCACCTCTCTGTCAATATCAATTCCTGTTGGTAACTATGTCACTAAGAAATCATGATTTGTGTGACCTGAAGGGCCATTTACGCATGGGATTTATCAGCAGCAGTGGTTCTGAGGCAGGGAGGACAGGAAGTATCCAACTTCCTTTTCCTTGTCATCTTGGACATTCTTTCATGTCCACAGGACGTTTCAAATACATCCAAACCAGAATCTTTTGCCTTCCCTCTCCATGATAAGCAGTGTATCTAGAAATCCCAGAGGGAAATTTTTTGATATCCTATCAAATTTAAAGTCTCATTACGCTGTTAAAAGAAAATGCCCTATAAATCTTGTCCTTAGAACAGATGGTAACAATGTTAGGGCTTCGGTCCGAACATCTTCTGAGCCTTCATCAATTTTTGTAAATTACGGTAGTATCAGCATTGCGTTGTGGGAGCCTAATCCAAAATTTAAAACAGAGATTCAAATGAGAGGTTAATCCAGGATGTTGACAGGACTCTAAAAGTCCTTCCTGTTCAGAAATCGAATTGGTTAAGTCCCAAGAGATTAGACTGTCCATCATGAATTGATCATTTAGTGTGTGCAATTTTCTGGATGTTAGCGACAGTACCGCTGTCAAGTGGGGGAACCACTCAGAACCTCCCGTGATCTTCTTAGAAGAACACCCAGCCCAAGGTTTTCACTCACCCCCTGAGATTCCGTCCCTCTGACAGTCATTTCTGTTGCTTGTCGAAATGCTGGCTTTGGATCATTTTGTCCTTAGATGGACACGGACTAGCTTTCATGCTGGAAGCCGTCCCATGAGAGGGTGAAGAGGAGTTCTCCAATTAGGTAAGTCTAGTAGAAATTAGGATGCAGTGAGGTAAAAAAATAGACAGaacccaaaagaaaacaaataacaaatcAAAGACAATACAAAGTAGCACCATTCCGCCATGTGGGGGGGGCAAAGGGGGGGAATCACGTCTCTTCCCCCAGGCTCCTTTTCTCATAGCCAAACAATCcgagttctttccttctttctgtgttGGCTTTTGGTtctcactgcattgttttcaagctgCCTGCAGAGTGTCCGCTTTGTAATCGGCTCAAGAATTTTCCCTGAGATGAATGTTAGGCTGACTAATTTGTAAATCCCTGGTTCCCCTTTTTGAAGTTAGGGACAGGGTCAGTTCCCCTCCACCTGTCTGGCTGATCACCCATCTCCCATAATAACAAGAGAATATTAGACAGCGGTTCTACAATTTGTTctgccagttccttcaatatctttGGATACACTTCATCCGGCCCTGGGGATTTGAAGTCGTCAAAACAAATAGGATATTTCTTTCACGTTGCACTCCTCTTtcatgtctttttttcccccattaggTGATGAATAGGACAACGGGAAATCTATGGAGCCAGTCACTCTTTCATTGAAAAGAAAACCTAAGTGTGGAGCACCAAAAAATTTCTATACacttaaaaggagaaaaagggaagaattgaagccagggaaaaaagagagatacaGAAAACTCCAGCTTCTCGTGCTATTGAATTTGATGCACTTCTGATCACGTGAAAAAatcaacaaggaaaagaaaagacaaaagtttCCCTGGGCAGATAAAGATTCCAGGGTTCCCCAGATGTCAATAGACTTGACACAGTCAacccagaggagaaagaaagtcaatgcatagaaaaaggaaagagcatAATGATGCACAGTGAAAGTACTTCACGTGACAAATCCCTGAGAGGtgagaaacaatacaaatgcctacagtgtggaaagagcCTCAGAAAGAGCAGTACGCTCAGTTGccatcaaagaacgcacactggagagaaaccatataattgcatggaatgtggaaagagtttcggTGACCACAGTAGCCTTCGTAAacatgaaaggattcacactggggagaaaccatataaatgcatggaatgtggaaagagcttcactgagAGCAGTAGCCTTCGtaaacatgaaagaattcacactggagagaaaccatataaatgcatggaatgtggaaagagcttcaatgaGAGCAGTGCCCTccgttcacatcaaagaattcacactggggaaaaacaatttatttgcatagaatgtggaaagagcttcaatcagagcagtcacctgagttcccatcaaagaactcacactggggagaaaccgtataaatgcatggaatgtgggaagagcttcactcATAGCAGTACCCTGACTAAACATGAAAGAAATCACACTGGGGAAAacccatataaatgcatagaatgtggaaagagcttcagtcagcgCTGTAATCTCAGTTCTCATcacagaactcacactggggagaaaccttatacatgcatggattgtggaaagagtttcagtcacatCAGTCAacttagttcccatcaaagaactcacactggggagaaaccatataaatgcatggaatgtgggaagtgcttcagtcagagcagtaccctgagtagacatcaaagaattcacacaggggagaaaaaatATAAATGCATGGCATGTGGCAAGTGCTTCACTCATAGCAGTAGCCTCAGTTgccatcaaaaaactcacactgaggagaaaccatttaaatgcatggaatgtggacagAGCTTCAGTGAGAGCAGCCACTTTAGTTCACATCAAGGAACTCACActagggagaaaccatataaatgcatggaatgtgggaagtgcttcagtcagagcGGTCAACTTAGTTCACATcgaagaattcacactggggagaaaccatataaatgcatggaatgtggaaagagcttcactcatAGCAGTAGCCTTCGtaaacatgaaagaattcacactggggaaaaaccatataaatgcatggaatgtgggaagtgcttcaatCAGAGCAGtaccctgagtagacatcaaataatTCACACAGTGGAGAAAAAATATAAATGCATGGCATGTGGCAAGTGCTTCACTCACAGCAGTAGCCTCAGTTgccatcaaaaaactcacactgaggagaaaccatttaaatgcatggaatgtggacagAGCTTCAGTGAGAGCAGTCACTTTAGTTCACATCAAGGAACTCACActagggagaaaccatataaatgcatggaatgtgggaagtgcttcagtcagagcGGTCAACTTAGTTCACATcgaagaattcacactggggagaaaccatataaatgcatggaatgtggaaagagcttcactcatAGCAGTAGCCTTCGtaaacatgaaagaattcacactggggaaaaaccatataaatgcatggaatgtggaaagagcttcattcaaAGTAgtaccctgagttcacatcaaagaactcacactggggagaaaccattcaaatgcgtggaatgtggaaagagctttagtcaacgCAGTAGCCTTAGTTTTCATCAAAGAAGTCACATGGAatggaaagcatataaatgcatgaaatatgGAAAGGGTCTCAGGTGTCAGCAGTCTCTTGCTTGCATCAAAGAAGTCACATGggaaaaaccatagaaatgcatggaatgtgggaaaagcttcaaatctttttttttcacatcTAAAAATTTACAGGAGGAGCAGAACAATCCAGGGAATGCGAAACTTATCTCCTCAAGTACAATGCGGTTCTAATGAATcagattcacacaggggagaaacgaTATGAATACTTGGAACGTGGAAGGAGCTGCTCCTACAGTGGTGGCCTTTATAAGAATGAACAAACCCAAGGGCAATTCTACTTCACCTAcgcggaatgtggaaagagcccACTGTACCTTATTAACATGAGAGACTTCCTCTTTCAGGAGTAGTTAAAGTGTTCATCATGATgggtaaaattaaatattttcttggAGTGCTGCCTTTTTTTGGTGAGGATTTTATTGGGAATGACATTTGgattgaaatttaattattttgaatGAAAGTAACCCTTGAAGCCGTTATACAGTACAGCTTGCCAGTGTGTGAGTATTGGAGCATTTATAAGCTAATTAGAATACAATCTGTCACCTATCAGTTTGTGGTGGCTTTTTTTAATGTtggaaaatgctttttaaagaaattatataGTGCACTTTTCTTAACCATAGGTTGAgaatatttctctgttttatgCTTTAAGAACGATGGGATAGACTTAGTAAGAATTATACTGGAGTTTGGATGCTTGCCATGTCAATAAAACCTTCATATCAAGATCCTTATTCACTTTCTGGACAAAGTATATCGATTTACTATGAACAGTGAAGAGGAgggaatattattttatttagccAACCTatccaaaatggataggtttgttctccttgcagtccaggggactctcaagagtctccttcagcactataattcaaaagcatccattcttcggtggtcagccttcacttccatacattgctactggaaaaactgtaCCTTTAAATATCCGgacctttgtctctgctttttaagatgttgtcgaggttcgtcatcattttcctcccaagaagcaggcgtcttttaatttcgtggctgctgtccccatctgcagtgatcctggagcccaagaaagtgaaatctgttgctgcctccatatcttccccttctatttgtcaggaggtgatcggaccagtggccgtgatcttagctttttttatCCTATCAAAAGATTGTGGCATTcgcccctcgtgccccttgcctgatTCTCCAAACATAGAGGACACAAAGGCAAACTATTACTCCTTTTCACCCACTGTTACCaattgatcactaaatcaacattaattatgaaaggatgaagatgaaggtccaacttcactgtcttttaaataaaacttgtttattgattacagatgtttgattattaatcataggtaacttcttttatcatcaatctcaaccttctatttgttattacagttcttattcacttttcactctaatcacacctcagatctcccaaatactacactctatctctccactctgatctcCTCTCTCACTCTTACTCACTTTTTTTAGAACCAGGGTAAAGCATTTTCTGTCCCATAGCTTTTTAAAactctgatttttcccttcttttttctttttgctgtctaTTCCTCACACCCTATGCACAAGACCTGGAGACAGCTTTGTACTCAGAAGTTGGAAATGTCTCCTTTTTGACTGTCCTTTACAGAACCTCCCACCCCACCTGCCTCAGGTAGATGGCCACTGACCcattcaaaaatgtaacttttccacacTCAGGCTCATATTTGGTATTTGGGCATGGTTACAACACCAAATTGAAACCACAGGAGTTCCAGCTGGGACCAAAGGTAGTCCATCTACTCCCCTCCACCTCAGCAAAGCTCCTTGTCCAGTGACACGGCCCATTTGAGGTAGTCCAGGGTGTTGGGCCCATTGAGTACATGATTTAGATGCCCAGTCATCACAACCCACTGTGACTTTCATATAAATCTGGTAAAGGAGTGGAAGGGCCATTCCCTACATTTGGGAATGTAGCAGATGCCTTGCTGGAACCTGAGGCTGTCCTGGTAAAGCAGGAGTCCCAGAAGCAAGTAGCCCTGACAAAGAGCTTCAACTAAAGGTAGACTTCTGGGATATATTTTCATTGACTTCTGGGAGAATTCTGCCATCAACATCGACCCGGGTGTAGCAAAGAGTGCTCCAGGAGAAACGGGTCAATAAAGCTATGGCAGGAAATTGAAGGGGAGGTGAACAATGTCATCCATCTCAGAGTCATAGAGCCATTCATTGCCCATGGATGTGGCAACCAGTCCTGGTGCCCAAACTGGATGGCAGTGTTCAATGTTGCATCGACCTGTGAGATCTTAATGCCCTGAGTGGGTAAGGTTTTAGAGAGTTTAGGGGAAGCACACTTCGTCAACTTCTTGGATCTCATCAGGGATTACTTGGTGCGGAAGGAAGACAGAGATAAAACAGTCTTCTTGACCACCTAAGAGCTCTATCAATTCGATTGCATGCCTTTTGGCTTCTGTGGCACAGCTGCATCCTTCCAACAACTGTGCGACCAGGCTCTCACCCTTCACTCCGTTACTGACactagacactgatttagaacctaAACAATTTCCTCGGATTTAGAtgtaaaggagaaatagagttggatgtcatccacaTCTTATTGACACCATTCCCCAAAAccccagacaacctctcccagtggtttcatgtagatgttaaatagcataggggagaAAACATGCTGATGGAGATCACATGCTGGTGGCCAGGGTGGTGAACAGGAATCCCCTAGCACCACTCTCTTAAGTTCTTCCTtacaggaaggaccagagccactgtaaaacagtacccCCCATGTTCCATTCCTGATAGACCACCCAGAAAGATATCATGGTCAAT is a window encoding:
- the LOC110070606 gene encoding uncharacterized protein LOC110070606 — its product is MMHSESTSRDKSLRGEKQYKCLQCGKSLRKSSTLSCHQRTHTGEKPYNCMECGKSFGDHSSLRKHERIHTGEKPYKCMECGKSFTESSSLRKHERIHTGEKPYKCMECGKSFNESSALRSHQRIHTGEKQFICIECGKSFNQSSHLSSHQRTHTGEKPYKCMECGKSFTHSSTLTKHERNHTGENPYKCIECGKSFSQRCNLSSHHRTHTGEKPYTCMDCGKSFSHISQLSSHQRTHTGEKPYKCMECGKCFSQSSTLSRHQRIHTGEKKYKCMACGKCFTHSSSLSCHQKTHTEEKPFKCMECGQSFSESSHFSSHQGTHTREKPYKCMECGKCFSQSGQLSSHRRIHTGEKPYKCMECGKSFTHSSSLRKHERIHTGEKPYKCMECGKCFNQSSTLSRHQIIHTVEKKYKCMACGKCFTHSSSLSCHQKTHTEEKPFKCMECGQSFSESSHFSSHQGTHTREKPYKCMECGKCFSQSGQLSSHRRIHTGEKPYKCMECGKSFTHSSSLRKHERIHTGEKPYKCMECGKSFIQSSTLSSHQRTHTGEKPFKCVECGKSFSQRSSLSFHQRSHMEWKAYKCMKYGKGLRCQQSLACIKEVTWEKP